A region from the Melioribacter roseus P3M-2 genome encodes:
- a CDS encoding glycosyltransferase family 2 protein: MSEQKKPEQSGEKKKRRHYYGRKFRYYQKKLKNGVKSFSFKKVSIVVPLYNEEESLRPLYNEIKKAVNSISCDYEIIFVDDGSTDNSLNVIKELALKDNKIFYFSFKKNYGKSAALQIGFKNTTGDAVITMDADLQDDPAEIPNLLAKLEEGYDLVSGWKKKRYDPFIKKYSSRFFNFVTRLFSKVKIHDFNCGLKAYRKEVVKNVNIYGELHRYIPVLAGWKGFSVTEIPVKHHPRRYGRTKFGISRFFKGFIDLITVIFTTRYVTRPMHLFGFIGLLTTLLGILISLWLTYEKLFLGVGINNRPIFFLGILLIIVGVQFFAIGLIGELMVHNFQNDNEYIIKEKK; this comes from the coding sequence TTGAGCGAACAGAAGAAACCCGAACAATCGGGAGAAAAGAAAAAAAGACGACATTATTACGGCAGAAAATTCCGTTACTATCAAAAGAAACTGAAAAACGGCGTAAAAAGTTTCTCGTTTAAGAAAGTGTCGATTGTGGTGCCTCTTTACAACGAAGAGGAATCGCTGAGACCTCTTTACAACGAAATTAAAAAAGCGGTCAACTCGATTTCGTGCGACTACGAAATTATTTTTGTGGACGACGGCAGCACGGACAATTCGCTGAACGTAATAAAAGAACTGGCTCTCAAAGACAATAAGATTTTTTATTTCAGTTTCAAGAAGAATTACGGCAAATCGGCGGCTCTTCAAATCGGATTCAAAAACACAACGGGCGACGCAGTTATTACAATGGACGCCGACCTTCAGGACGACCCGGCTGAAATTCCGAATCTGCTTGCCAAACTCGAAGAAGGATACGACCTGGTCTCCGGCTGGAAGAAAAAGCGATATGATCCGTTTATTAAAAAATATTCTTCACGGTTTTTCAATTTCGTCACGCGTCTTTTTTCGAAAGTTAAAATACACGATTTCAACTGCGGCTTGAAAGCCTATCGCAAGGAAGTTGTAAAGAACGTCAACATATACGGCGAACTCCACCGTTATATTCCGGTGTTGGCGGGATGGAAAGGTTTTTCTGTTACTGAAATTCCCGTCAAACATCATCCGCGCAGATACGGCAGGACGAAGTTCGGCATATCGCGATTCTTCAAGGGATTTATCGATTTAATCACGGTCATCTTTACCACCCGCTACGTTACGCGTCCGATGCATCTCTTCGGATTCATCGGTCTGCTGACGACATTATTGGGAATTCTGATAAGTCTCTGGCTTACTTACGAAAAGTTGTTTCTGGGAGTTGGAATAAACAATCGTCCGATCTTCTTTCTGGGAATTCTTTTGATTATCGTGGGAGTTCAGTTTTTTGCCATCGGATTGATCGGCGAATTGATGGTGCATAATTTTCAGAACGATAACGAATATATTATCAAAGAGAAAAAGTAG
- a CDS encoding DUF5723 family protein: protein MKNNIKYIIPILLMAALSINAQIGGSIGMPDARSSSMAGAYTAVSEGLYSIGVNPANLSMSKGIELIIPLPLPSFSGIAGSNFFSLSDYNYYFGSYTIDENGKKRGRYLNDADKKNFIDLFGKGGGIHMNLFVRYFALSATPWESFGSLAFSVTDQIAADGTIPTGIVELLFKGNPPNSRYDFNDTEFKSWWIRKYSFSFSKEFKISYEKSINAGISLNIISGLFYAGLDEIDSEIFTDSLGNIHGKASYSAKSAFSPNFGVEYDFENQSATEESVSAFPEPAGAGLGADIGISYRHNSVFKFALAVTDIGKIEWNKRAAQFNVNRSVRIDDLSEEAQRDSLTNLFSTEGAGKSVDKFSTPLATTLRFGASIDLANLLELKNKLQIAAGYVQGLNKMPGNTTSPRFSIGVEWKPFESVLSLRSGVAFGGWAKFRWGLGMGLDFGLLELNAGASNFQNVASPSSGKMISIAVDSRWKF, encoded by the coding sequence ATGAAAAACAATATCAAATATATTATTCCGATATTATTAATGGCGGCTCTTTCCATAAACGCGCAAATCGGCGGCAGTATCGGAATGCCGGACGCCAGGTCGTCTTCGATGGCGGGCGCATATACGGCGGTTTCGGAAGGACTCTATTCAATCGGCGTCAATCCGGCTAATTTATCGATGTCAAAAGGAATCGAATTGATTATACCGTTGCCGCTGCCCTCTTTCAGCGGTATTGCAGGTTCGAACTTTTTTTCGCTTTCGGATTACAATTACTACTTCGGCTCTTATACTATCGACGAGAACGGCAAGAAAAGAGGACGTTATTTAAACGATGCCGACAAAAAAAACTTTATTGACCTGTTCGGCAAAGGCGGCGGAATTCATATGAATTTATTCGTGCGCTATTTTGCTCTTTCAGCAACTCCTTGGGAATCATTCGGCTCGCTCGCGTTTTCAGTAACCGACCAGATTGCGGCGGACGGCACAATTCCGACCGGAATAGTGGAACTCCTCTTCAAAGGGAATCCGCCGAACTCCCGTTATGATTTTAACGATACGGAATTCAAATCGTGGTGGATTAGAAAATATTCGTTTTCTTTTTCGAAGGAATTCAAAATATCCTACGAAAAATCGATTAACGCGGGAATATCGCTGAATATTATTAGCGGACTGTTCTATGCGGGATTGGACGAAATCGATTCCGAGATTTTCACAGACAGTTTGGGAAACATTCACGGTAAAGCGAGCTATTCGGCAAAATCCGCTTTCTCGCCAAACTTCGGCGTCGAATACGACTTCGAAAATCAATCCGCTACCGAAGAGAGCGTCTCCGCATTTCCCGAGCCTGCAGGCGCGGGATTGGGGGCGGATATCGGAATTAGTTACAGGCACAACAGCGTTTTCAAATTTGCGCTTGCCGTAACGGACATCGGAAAGATCGAATGGAACAAACGCGCGGCGCAGTTCAATGTGAACAGGAGCGTCCGCATTGACGACCTTTCCGAAGAAGCGCAGAGGGATTCGTTGACAAATCTGTTTTCAACAGAAGGCGCCGGAAAATCCGTCGATAAATTTTCGACTCCTCTTGCGACTACGCTAAGATTCGGAGCTTCGATCGATCTGGCAAACCTTCTTGAATTAAAAAACAAACTGCAGATTGCCGCAGGTTACGTTCAGGGCTTGAACAAAATGCCCGGCAATACCACCTCGCCGAGATTTTCGATTGGAGTCGAGTGGAAGCCGTTCGAATCGGTACTCAGTTTGCGCAGCGGAGTCGCATTCGGAGGCTGGGCGAAATTCCGTTGGGGTTTGGGAATGGGACTCGATTTCGGATTGCTCGAATTAAACGCCGGCGCTTCGAATTTCCAGAACGTCGCCTCGCCTTCTTCGGGTAAAATGATTTCGATAGCCGTCGACTCGCGCTGGAAATTTTAA
- a CDS encoding isoaspartyl peptidase/L-asparaginase family protein translates to MKRLFILTGLIVCLAFNIDYYGQEKFGIVIHGGAGVIKDLPADLENQYKAKLSEALEAGYKILESGGSSLDAVTKAINIMEDSPLFNAGKGAVLNDLGFAELDASIMDGGNLNAGAVAGIRHIKNPINLARLVMEKSPHVMLIGRGAEEFAFQNGFQFVDSTYFITELRFRQYFRMKKQRDSAEALKGTVGAVALDKNGNLAAGTSTGGMMLKKLGRVGDSPIIGAGTYANNNTCAVSATGHGEFFIRLGVAKDISDLMEYKKMSLNEAADIVINKKLVEFNADGGVIAMDRFGNYATPFNTPGMFRGVKISDGVHEVKIYK, encoded by the coding sequence ATGAAAAGATTATTCATTTTGACCGGCTTGATTGTCTGCCTTGCTTTTAATATCGATTATTACGGTCAGGAAAAATTCGGAATTGTAATCCACGGCGGGGCGGGAGTAATTAAGGACTTGCCCGCCGACCTCGAGAATCAATACAAAGCAAAACTTTCCGAAGCGCTGGAAGCGGGATATAAAATTCTGGAATCGGGCGGCTCTTCGCTCGACGCAGTTACAAAGGCAATTAATATAATGGAAGATTCGCCTCTTTTCAATGCTGGCAAAGGAGCGGTATTGAACGACCTCGGTTTTGCCGAACTCGACGCTTCGATAATGGACGGGGGCAACTTGAACGCAGGAGCGGTTGCCGGAATAAGGCATATAAAAAATCCGATTAATCTTGCACGTCTGGTTATGGAAAAGTCGCCGCATGTGATGTTAATCGGTCGGGGAGCCGAGGAGTTTGCATTTCAAAACGGTTTTCAATTCGTCGATTCGACTTACTTTATTACCGAACTACGGTTCCGGCAATACTTTAGAATGAAAAAACAGCGGGATTCGGCGGAGGCGCTAAAAGGCACTGTAGGAGCGGTTGCGCTCGATAAAAACGGAAATCTGGCGGCGGGCACTTCGACGGGCGGAATGATGCTAAAGAAATTAGGAAGAGTTGGCGATTCGCCGATTATCGGGGCCGGCACTTATGCAAATAACAATACCTGCGCGGTTTCGGCTACCGGACACGGCGAATTCTTTATTAGGCTCGGCGTTGCCAAAGATATCTCCGATTTAATGGAATACAAAAAAATGAGTCTAAATGAAGCGGCGGATATTGTGATTAACAAAAAACTTGTCGAGTTTAATGCCGACGGCGGAGTTATAGCCATGGACCGATTCGGAAATTATGCCACGCCGTTCAATACGCCGGGCATGTTCAGAGGAGTTAAAATTAGCGACGGCGTACACGAGGTTAAAATCTATAAATAG
- a CDS encoding DUF1761 domain-containing protein, which yields MELLHPINYLAVLICGIIAMGMGALYYSPLLLGKIWLATIDTPEEELKKGFSPVKVFGIAFLSHLVMAYMLARLLGYTGAATPEEGIRIAFMIWLGFIATTMIINLQFQRKSMTQFFIDSGYHFLVLIINGFILGLWL from the coding sequence ATGGAGTTGTTACATCCGATTAATTATCTGGCCGTATTAATTTGCGGAATAATAGCAATGGGAATGGGCGCCCTTTATTACAGCCCTTTGCTGCTGGGCAAAATTTGGCTTGCAACAATTGATACCCCGGAAGAGGAATTAAAAAAAGGTTTCAGTCCCGTAAAAGTTTTTGGAATTGCATTTCTGTCGCATCTGGTTATGGCATACATGCTTGCCAGGTTGCTCGGTTATACAGGCGCAGCCACTCCCGAAGAGGGTATCCGTATTGCGTTCATGATCTGGCTCGGATTTATTGCCACCACAATGATTATCAATCTTCAGTTCCAGAGGAAATCGATGACTCAATTTTTTATCGACAGCGGATACCATTTTCTAGTCTTAATTATAAACGGATTCATACTCGGATTATGGCTCTGA
- a CDS encoding SdrD B-like domain-containing protein, with product MKNSLILSLILLLSITLIDNSLSEAQSKGIKKTTNYTSIAKITGTAEGKSISYTNPYTNQQAKHFAGTFKGTLNSQNEKFYCVDLQHSLVYNQDYWDENYTPSEITYILNNYYPYKTNYPGKLSDNSKEAAAVQFAIWHFSDGVNASTISNNNTVKTRALAIIADAQANHNNTAPLQTLVILPASQSLAVNTPAQFAVYAYDLNGNPAANVDIQISASLGTLNATTGTTDNNGHAGPFTLTYNGVGVANLSVRAEVDIPQGTRYVHSANPGGKQKLVLATPTVDTKEEYATVEWYQASGCDLNGYVTYTQGGWGSPSNSAPGTLRDAHFSSVFPNGMTIGGNYKITLTSSSAVRNYLPDGGTAEALNQNYTNPTSKINVLAGQLTALKLNVYYSAAGYLGTNSTPLGDLVITSGPFAGYSVNQFLAFAESALGGGDLNGFTYSEINEAATAINENFDNGTVDNGFLTCQLPASLGNKVWEDANKNGLQDNGENGVPNVTVELYSCDNNLIAATTTNAQGEYLFDNLTPGDYYVKFVLPQGYVFTNQDGGNDDEIDSDANINTGKTVCTTLTSGENDLSWDAGIYAETVCMNKIGNYVWHDKNVDGIQNQNEEGIEGVVVELMQNGQLVAVDTTDSNGYYLFENLLNGSYTVRLAASNFTGGGVLVSDAQVKWYSTKLNEGGSDELDSDGGMNQPVNVTLDCNDDLSVDFGFYKTCVSVTKTADKQTAKPGDVITYTFTVENCGDVTLSGGVDFYDELINPNGDHKIKNISPVHPGEVKTFTKTYTVTEDDCGMLVNVVKAVGHPVDGSASAEDEDDATVEIDCELSCVTDWSVQLGPDSAICELDPMPITINGSVSLTPNPSKAYLQLSWRIVEPNDGSVDNSTHYETILITQDTTFSITAQWPGVRPEDQVVEIHYGVNVLDCDGNPIKNGAGRDLYWYPWVCPPPQEKPADVRIEKTVDNPEPECNETINYTIKVTNDGPNRATGIQVTDILPQGLIYNYSSASQGAYDTTTGLWNVGDLDSASIATLTINVTASCEQINNSIFDLGAAKDYNLFVIYDVEQPSSDTQGKVAVGRDAYFANYSIGDQLPAGIGDVLIVGRDLNFISGAVYGGVAYGNTTNLPQNSVSVSGVLRQDNPINFAAAKTYLENLSTTLSGYTVTGTVDFQYGGLTLTGNDPYLNVFKVNGADLSSANNVTINAPNGSVVLVNIDGANVSWTGGLTVNGTSMTNVLYNFYEATELTIQGIDVRGSILAPFAHVEFVTGVINGQMICKSFSGAGQMNYAPFIGNIPFEKEITNIATITSTISTDPNADNNSASAVIRVSNAEDNNSSQGSENNNQNWQYVNGFSNGEIVYAMAYDNSGAIYAGTWGGNVYRSDDGGSNWTNIKANLQAGYIWALILNDGVLFAATEQGIFKYDGASWNEAGLNGIDVHDLAANNGQLIAGTWGYGVYVSNDNGLTWNEMNTGLGYNLVIQSVTVHNNKLYAASYGGGVFKYENNAWIKLNVGYDFVWSLSSNSNALFAGTYGSGLYKSADDGATWEKVNNLPALFVYSVVSDLSGKVYVASWTSGVYSSEDNGATWTSQGLGGLGVSSLIVTRNSDDVFVGTKEGKILLSRRENSVTSVESNDIPTDFELNQNYPNPFNPVTTIRFGVPESGNYTLKVYNILGQEVATLFDDFMSAGYQKITFNASSLASGMYIYRLTGKNVNITKKMVLVK from the coding sequence GTGAAAAACTCTTTAATATTAAGTCTGATCTTATTGCTGAGTATAACTTTGATTGATAATTCGCTTAGCGAGGCTCAATCAAAAGGAATCAAAAAGACGACCAATTATACAAGTATAGCTAAGATTACCGGCACAGCCGAGGGAAAGTCGATATCATATACAAACCCTTACACGAACCAGCAGGCAAAGCATTTTGCGGGAACTTTTAAGGGTACTCTTAATTCTCAAAACGAGAAATTTTATTGCGTCGATTTACAACACAGTCTGGTTTATAATCAGGATTATTGGGACGAAAATTACACTCCTTCCGAAATTACTTATATTCTCAACAATTATTATCCTTACAAAACAAATTACCCCGGAAAATTGTCCGACAACAGCAAGGAAGCAGCCGCCGTTCAGTTTGCCATCTGGCATTTCAGCGACGGCGTGAATGCAAGCACAATATCGAACAATAATACGGTAAAAACGCGCGCCCTTGCGATTATTGCCGACGCCCAGGCAAATCATAACAACACGGCGCCTTTGCAGACGCTGGTTATTTTACCCGCATCTCAATCGCTTGCGGTTAATACGCCCGCGCAATTCGCTGTTTATGCTTACGATTTGAACGGTAATCCGGCGGCTAATGTGGACATTCAAATCAGCGCATCACTCGGAACTTTGAACGCTACAACGGGCACAACCGACAATAACGGCCATGCCGGTCCTTTTACTCTTACTTATAACGGAGTCGGCGTCGCAAATTTAAGCGTTAGAGCCGAAGTCGATATTCCTCAGGGCACTCGCTATGTCCACTCGGCAAATCCGGGCGGAAAACAAAAACTCGTACTTGCTACTCCGACCGTCGATACAAAAGAAGAATACGCTACCGTTGAATGGTATCAGGCAAGCGGATGCGATTTGAACGGTTATGTAACTTATACGCAAGGCGGATGGGGCAGTCCTTCAAACAGCGCTCCGGGCACTTTGAGAGACGCCCATTTCAGTTCGGTGTTCCCGAACGGAATGACAATCGGCGGAAATTATAAAATTACGCTTACGTCGTCATCGGCTGTTAGAAATTATTTGCCCGACGGCGGAACCGCAGAAGCGTTGAATCAAAACTATACCAATCCTACATCAAAAATTAATGTTCTTGCAGGACAATTAACCGCTTTGAAATTAAATGTATATTACAGCGCTGCAGGCTATCTGGGAACGAATTCCACTCCTCTCGGCGATTTGGTGATTACAAGCGGACCTTTTGCAGGCTACTCGGTTAACCAGTTTCTGGCATTTGCAGAATCGGCATTGGGCGGCGGCGATTTGAACGGATTTACTTATTCGGAAATTAACGAAGCCGCAACGGCTATAAACGAAAATTTCGACAACGGCACAGTCGATAACGGATTTTTAACATGTCAATTGCCTGCCTCGTTGGGCAACAAAGTATGGGAAGATGCAAACAAAAACGGTTTGCAGGATAACGGCGAAAACGGCGTGCCAAATGTAACGGTTGAACTTTATTCCTGCGACAACAATCTGATTGCCGCTACAACCACAAACGCCCAGGGCGAATATCTCTTCGACAATCTTACACCCGGCGATTATTACGTGAAATTCGTCCTTCCACAGGGCTACGTTTTTACAAATCAGGACGGCGGAAACGACGACGAGATCGATTCGGACGCAAATATCAACACCGGCAAAACAGTTTGCACTACTTTGACATCGGGCGAAAACGATTTGTCGTGGGACGCCGGAATTTATGCGGAAACGGTATGTATGAATAAAATCGGCAATTACGTATGGCACGATAAAAATGTCGACGGCATTCAAAATCAAAACGAAGAGGGAATCGAAGGCGTTGTTGTCGAATTGATGCAAAACGGTCAGCTCGTTGCGGTCGATACTACGGATTCAAACGGCTATTACCTCTTCGAAAATTTACTCAACGGTTCGTATACCGTAAGACTTGCCGCTTCCAATTTTACCGGCGGCGGAGTCCTGGTAAGCGACGCGCAGGTTAAATGGTATTCGACAAAATTAAACGAAGGCGGCAGCGACGAATTGGACAGCGACGGCGGAATGAATCAACCGGTTAACGTAACTCTCGATTGCAACGACGATTTATCCGTCGATTTCGGATTCTATAAAACATGCGTCAGCGTAACGAAAACGGCGGACAAACAGACTGCAAAGCCGGGCGACGTTATTACTTATACGTTTACAGTTGAAAATTGCGGCGACGTTACTCTCAGCGGCGGAGTCGATTTTTATGACGAATTAATCAATCCGAACGGCGATCATAAAATCAAAAACATCTCGCCTGTTCATCCTGGCGAAGTCAAAACATTCACAAAGACATATACTGTTACGGAAGACGATTGCGGAATGCTCGTCAATGTGGTCAAAGCAGTAGGACATCCTGTTGACGGCTCGGCTTCGGCCGAAGACGAAGACGACGCTACGGTGGAAATCGACTGCGAACTCTCGTGCGTAACCGACTGGAGCGTTCAATTGGGTCCCGACTCCGCAATATGCGAACTCGACCCGATGCCGATTACAATAAACGGTTCGGTTTCGCTTACGCCGAATCCTTCCAAAGCTTATTTACAGTTATCGTGGCGGATTGTCGAGCCGAATGACGGCAGCGTCGACAATTCGACTCATTACGAAACTATTTTAATTACTCAGGACACTACATTCTCGATTACGGCGCAGTGGCCCGGAGTTCGTCCTGAGGATCAGGTGGTCGAAATTCATTACGGCGTAAACGTTCTCGATTGCGACGGCAATCCGATCAAAAACGGCGCGGGCAGAGATTTGTACTGGTATCCCTGGGTATGCCCTCCGCCTCAGGAAAAACCCGCCGACGTTAGAATTGAAAAAACAGTCGACAATCCGGAGCCGGAATGCAACGAAACAATTAATTATACAATAAAAGTAACAAACGACGGTCCGAACAGAGCCACCGGAATACAGGTAACCGACATACTTCCGCAGGGCTTGATATACAATTACAGTTCCGCTTCTCAAGGTGCATACGATACTACTACAGGGCTTTGGAACGTAGGCGACCTCGACTCTGCAAGCATTGCAACGCTTACAATAAATGTAACGGCAAGCTGCGAGCAGATTAATAATTCGATATTCGACCTCGGAGCGGCTAAAGATTATAATCTGTTCGTTATATACGACGTCGAACAGCCTTCTTCGGATACTCAGGGTAAAGTTGCCGTAGGACGCGACGCTTACTTTGCAAATTACAGCATCGGCGACCAATTGCCGGCAGGCATCGGCGACGTGCTGATTGTGGGTAGAGACCTGAATTTCATCAGCGGAGCCGTATACGGCGGCGTAGCATACGGTAATACGACAAACCTGCCTCAGAATTCGGTGAGCGTCAGCGGCGTTCTTCGTCAGGATAATCCGATTAACTTTGCCGCCGCTAAGACGTACCTCGAAAACCTGTCGACAACGCTTTCCGGTTATACGGTAACGGGAACCGTCGATTTTCAATACGGCGGCTTAACATTAACGGGCAACGACCCTTATCTGAATGTATTCAAAGTAAACGGAGCCGATTTATCGTCCGCAAACAACGTTACAATTAACGCTCCCAACGGTTCGGTAGTCCTTGTTAATATCGACGGAGCTAATGTTTCATGGACGGGCGGTCTTACGGTCAACGGCACAAGTATGACCAACGTACTTTATAATTTCTACGAAGCTACGGAATTGACAATACAGGGAATCGATGTGCGCGGTTCGATTCTCGCTCCTTTTGCCCATGTAGAATTTGTTACCGGAGTAATCAACGGTCAAATGATTTGTAAATCGTTCTCCGGCGCCGGTCAGATGAATTACGCTCCGTTTATAGGAAACATCCCGTTCGAAAAAGAAATAACAAACATAGCTACGATTACGTCGACAATTTCCACCGATCCAAACGCAGATAATAATTCCGCAAGCGCGGTAATAAGAGTATCGAATGCGGAAGACAATAATTCGTCGCAAGGCAGCGAGAATAATAATCAGAACTGGCAGTATGTAAACGGATTTTCGAACGGCGAGATTGTATATGCGATGGCTTATGATAATTCCGGCGCAATATATGCCGGAACATGGGGCGGGAACGTATACCGCTCCGACGACGGCGGAAGCAACTGGACGAACATTAAAGCCAATTTGCAGGCTGGATATATCTGGGCGCTCATTTTGAACGACGGCGTCTTATTCGCAGCTACGGAACAGGGCATATTCAAATACGACGGCGCTTCCTGGAACGAAGCAGGACTCAACGGTATCGACGTTCACGATCTGGCCGCAAACAACGGACAGTTGATTGCAGGCACATGGGGATACGGCGTTTATGTATCGAACGACAACGGTTTGACCTGGAATGAAATGAATACGGGTCTCGGATATAATTTGGTTATTCAATCGGTAACTGTTCATAACAACAAACTTTATGCAGCAAGCTACGGCGGCGGAGTATTTAAGTACGAAAATAATGCCTGGATAAAACTCAACGTCGGTTACGATTTCGTATGGTCGCTCTCGTCGAACTCGAACGCTCTCTTTGCGGGAACTTACGGAAGCGGTTTATATAAATCTGCGGACGACGGAGCTACCTGGGAAAAAGTTAACAATCTGCCAGCATTGTTTGTCTATTCGGTTGTTTCCGATTTGAGCGGCAAAGTATATGTAGCTTCGTGGACAAGCGGCGTATACAGCTCGGAAGATAACGGCGCCACATGGACTTCGCAGGGTCTCGGCGGCTTGGGAGTAAGTTCTCTTATCGTGACTCGGAATTCAGACGATGTTTTCGTAGGCACCAAAGAAGGTAAGATTCTTTTGAGCAGAAGAGAAAACAGCGTTACTTCAGTCGAATCGAACGACATACCTACGGATTTCGAGCTCAACCAGAATTATCCTAATCCGTTTAATCCCGTTACTACTATCAGATTCGGAGTTCCCGAAAGCGGAAATTATACGCTCAAAGTCTATAACATTCTCGGTCAGGAAGTAGCCACGCTGTTCGACGACTTTATGAGCGCCGGTTATCAGAAGATTACATTCAACGCAAGCTCGTTAGCTTCGGGAATGTATATCTACAGACTGACGGGTAAAAATGTAAACATTACGAAGAAAATGGTGCTTGTCAAGTAA
- a CDS encoding M28 family metallopeptidase → MKKLITAALFIAALAALKSQTLDEALKQIDETSLIERVKIISSDEFLGRAPGHEGEEKTIDYLKKEFVKLGLKSPSGNYEQPFELTELTPEVTPVIDFIKDGKKVSLKHADDFVAVTRQAREEIEVPPTEVIFAGYGINAPEYGWNDFEGVDVKNKIIIVMVNDPGFAANDTSLFTGRAMTYYGRWTYKYEEAARQGAAGIFIIHETEAASYPWEVVRNGRVGPQFFIEDGDKNSSRAKFEGWITYDKAKEIFELAGLDLQNELENAAKPGFRSKSLGLKTSLKIKNKISRIKTRNLIGILPGSQKPDEYLLYMAHWDHLGYDPDLKGDNIYNGARDNALGVASILEIAEAFSKVDHKRSIAFVALAAEEQGLLGSEYYVKNPVLPLEKTIAAFNIDGGNIFGKTKDVAVLGLGNSELDAYIKKTGGKYGKMIVPDPSPEAGGFYRSDHYNFVKAGIPSLYLRHGILAEDGQTNISELSRRWTKEHYHKVSDEYNDDWNLSGAIEDIKILFEIGYTLSNDGNYPKILRR, encoded by the coding sequence ATGAAAAAATTAATAACTGCGGCGTTGTTTATAGCCGCGCTTGCCGCATTAAAGTCTCAAACCTTGGACGAGGCTTTAAAGCAGATCGACGAAACCTCGCTTATTGAAAGAGTTAAAATAATTTCTTCCGACGAATTCCTGGGAAGAGCTCCCGGTCACGAAGGCGAAGAAAAGACCATAGATTACCTTAAAAAGGAATTTGTAAAGCTCGGTTTGAAATCCCCTTCGGGAAATTACGAACAGCCGTTCGAACTGACGGAACTTACGCCGGAAGTCACTCCCGTTATTGATTTTATTAAAGACGGCAAAAAAGTAAGTCTTAAACACGCCGACGATTTTGTAGCCGTAACGCGTCAGGCGCGCGAGGAAATCGAGGTTCCGCCTACCGAAGTCATATTTGCCGGTTACGGTATCAATGCGCCCGAATACGGATGGAACGATTTCGAAGGCGTCGACGTAAAGAATAAAATTATCATAGTAATGGTCAACGACCCGGGCTTTGCCGCAAATGATACGTCTTTATTTACCGGCAGAGCGATGACTTATTACGGAAGATGGACATATAAATACGAAGAAGCAGCCAGACAAGGCGCCGCCGGTATTTTTATAATTCACGAAACCGAAGCTGCAAGCTATCCGTGGGAAGTTGTTCGCAACGGCAGAGTCGGACCGCAGTTTTTTATCGAAGACGGCGACAAGAATTCTTCCAGAGCAAAATTCGAAGGCTGGATAACATACGACAAAGCAAAAGAAATTTTTGAGCTGGCAGGTTTAGACCTGCAAAATGAACTTGAGAATGCCGCAAAGCCCGGATTCCGTTCCAAAAGCCTCGGTTTAAAAACTTCGCTGAAAATAAAGAATAAAATCAGCCGTATTAAAACGCGTAATTTAATCGGCATTCTGCCGGGCAGCCAAAAGCCAGACGAATACCTTCTTTATATGGCTCATTGGGACCATCTCGGATACGATCCGGACTTAAAAGGGGACAATATTTATAACGGCGCTAGAGACAACGCGCTCGGTGTGGCTTCGATACTCGAAATTGCCGAAGCGTTTTCGAAAGTCGATCATAAACGTTCAATAGCTTTTGTTGCACTGGCAGCGGAAGAACAGGGTTTGCTGGGTTCGGAATATTATGTAAAAAATCCCGTCCTCCCGCTCGAAAAGACAATTGCGGCGTTCAATATCGACGGCGGCAATATATTCGGTAAGACCAAAGACGTCGCAGTTTTGGGACTGGGTAATTCCGAGCTGGACGCTTACATTAAAAAAACTGGGGGAAAATACGGAAAAATGATTGTGCCCGACCCCTCGCCCGAAGCGGGCGGTTTTTACCGTTCCGACCATTATAATTTTGTCAAAGCCGGAATTCCTTCTCTCTATTTGAGACATGGCATTCTAGCCGAAGACGGGCAAACAAACATATCCGAACTTTCCCGCAGATGGACAAAAGAACATTATCATAAAGTAAGCGACGAGTACAACGACGATTGGAACCTTTCGGGCGCTATCGAAGATATCAAAATATTATTCGAAATCGGTTACACGCTTTCGAACGACGGGAACTATCCAAAAATTTTACGCAGGTAG
- a CDS encoding PEGA domain-containing protein: MKHLVYLAAFVLAAGLNSCATFINSTTQEIEIKSTPENASITIDGKKFGLTPQIVNIDRGRNHVLKIELDGYEPYETQLTRKISFWFWGNALNGFIPGMTIDMFTGSMYNLFPENISVELQKTKEDDSNRRRR; encoded by the coding sequence ATGAAGCATTTGGTCTATTTGGCGGCGTTCGTATTGGCTGCAGGATTAAATTCGTGCGCTACGTTTATCAATTCCACAACTCAGGAAATTGAAATTAAATCGACGCCGGAAAATGCAAGCATAACAATAGACGGTAAAAAATTCGGATTAACTCCCCAAATTGTAAATATCGACAGAGGGAGAAATCACGTTTTAAAAATCGAACTCGACGGATACGAACCGTACGAAACACAGCTTACGAGAAAGATTTCCTTCTGGTTTTGGGGCAATGCGCTCAACGGTTTTATTCCCGGCATGACCATCGACATGTTTACAGGCTCGATGTATAACCTTTTCCCCGAGAATATATCGGTCGAATTGCAAAAAACAAAAGAAGACGATAGCAACAGAAGACGCAGATAA